Proteins co-encoded in one Arachis hypogaea cultivar Tifrunner chromosome 13, arahy.Tifrunner.gnm2.J5K5, whole genome shotgun sequence genomic window:
- the LOC112791871 gene encoding eukaryotic translation initiation factor 2 subunit gamma has translation MSRKGLMEQDLSKLDVKKLDPLSPEVISRQATINIGTIGHVAHGKSTVVKAISGVQTVRFKNELERNITIKLGYANAKIYKCEDERCPRPMCYKAYGSGKEDSPMCDVPGFENSRMKLLRHVSFVDCPGHDILMATMLNGAAIMDGALLLIAANESCPQPQTSEHLAAVEIMRLQHIIILQNKVDLIQENVAINQHEAITKFIAGTVADSAPVVPISAQLKYNIDVVCEYIVKKIPIPIRDFVSPPNMIVIRSFDVNKPGFEVDDIKGGVAGGSILRGVLKVNQFIEVRPGIVVKDESGNIKCTPIYSRIVSLYAEQNELQFAVPGGLIGVGTTMDPTLTRADRLVGQVLGEVGSLPDVFVELEVNFFLLRRLLGVRTKGSEKQGKVSKLAKGEMLMLNIGSMSTGARVVAVRNDLAKLQLTSPVCTSKGEKIALSRRVEKHWRLIGWGQIQAGITLNVPAAPQLS, from the exons ATGTCGCGGAAGGGTTTGATGGAACAAGACCTGAGTAAACTGGATGTAAAGAAATTGGATCCACTCTCTCCTGAAGTCATATCACGACAGGCTACCATTAATATTg GCACTATAGGTCACGTGGCACATGGCAAGTCAACTGTTGTGAAAGCAATATCAGGTGTTCAG ACTGTTCgtttcaaaaatgagttggagcGTAATATTACAATTAAGCTTGGCTATGCAAATGCTAAGATATATAAATGTGAAGATGAACGTTGTCCTAGGCCTATGTGCTACAA GGCATatggaagtgggaaggaagacAGTCCTATGTGTGATGTGCCAGGGTTTGAAAACAGCAGGATGAAATTGCTGAGGCATGTTTCTTTTGTGGATTGCCCG GGCCATGATATTCTCATGGCTACAATGCTTAATGGAGCTGCAATCATGGATGGAGCTTTGCTACTTATAGCTGCTAATGAGAGCTGTCCACAACCACAAACCTCAGAGCATTTAGCTGCTGTAGAGATTATGCGTCTGCAGCACATAATCATCCTTCAGAATAAAGTAGACTTGATTCAAGAAAATGTGGCAATCAATCAACATGAAGCAATAACGAAGTTTATTGCG GGAACTGTTGCTGATAGTGCACCAGTAGTACCTATTTCAGCACAACTGAAGTATAACATTGATGTTGTGTGCGAGTATATTGTAAAAAAGATCCCAATTCCAATAAGGGATTTCGTCTCTCCACCCAATATGATAGTAATTCGGTCATTTGATGTCAACAAACCTGGTTTTGAGGTTGATGATATAAAAGGAGGTGTAGCTGGTGGAAGCATTCTGAGG GGTGTTTTGAAGGTAAACCAATTCATTGAAGTTCGACCTGGTATAGTTGTTAAAGACGAGAGCGGGAATATCAAGTGCACCCCTATATACTCCAGAATAGTATCATTATATGCTGAGCAAAATGAGCTTCAATTTGCTGTGCCTGGAGGTCTCATTGGTGTTGGGACGACAATGGATCCAACTTTGACACGTGCTGACAGGTTGGTTGGGCAAGTTCTTGGTGAGGTTGGATCTCTGCCTGATGTTTTTGTTGAACTTGAG GTGAACTTTTTCTTGCTTCGACGGCTTTTGGGTGTGCGGACAAAAGGCTCAGAGAAACAAGGCAAGGTATCGAAGCTTGCTAAAGGAGAGATGCTTATGTTGAATATTGGATCCATGTCAACGGGAGCCAGAGTTGTTGCTGTGAGAAACGATTTGGCAAAGCTGCAACTTACTTCCCCGGTGTGCACCAGCAAAGGTGAGAAGATTGCTCTTAGTCGGCGTGTTGAGAAGCATTGGCGTCTGATTGGATGGGGACAAATCCAAGCAGGAATCACTCTGAATGTCCCGGCCGCTCCCCAACTGAGTTAA